One segment of Burkholderia multivorans ATCC BAA-247 DNA contains the following:
- the murC gene encoding UDP-N-acetylmuramate--L-alanine ligase, which translates to MKHIVKHIHFVGIGGAGMSGIAEVLVNLGYQVSGSDLARNAVTDRLAALGARIAIGHDAANIEGANAVVVSTAVRSDNPEVLAARAQRVPIVQRAVMLAELMRLKQGIAIAGTHGKTTTTSLVASVLAAGGLDPTFVIGGRLISAGANARLGTGDFIVAEADESDASFLNLYPVIEVITNIDADHMDTYGHDFARLKQAFIEFTQRLPFYGSAVVCVDDPNVRQIIPFISKPVVRYGLSPDAQVRAEDIDARDGRMHFTVIREGRTPLAVVLNLPGLHNVQNALAAIAIATDLGVSDDAIQQALAEFNGVGRRFQRYGDVPTADGGRYTLIDDYGHHPVEMAATIAAARGAFPGRRLVLAFQPHRYTRTRDCFDDFVNVLSTVDALVLTEVYAAGEAAIATANGDALSRALRAAGKVEPVFVETVDALPEALAKVAQDGDVVITMGAGSIGGVPAKIVQNTQQKG; encoded by the coding sequence AATCTCGGCTATCAGGTCAGCGGCTCGGATCTCGCGCGCAACGCGGTGACCGATCGCCTGGCTGCGCTCGGTGCGCGGATCGCGATCGGCCATGACGCGGCGAACATCGAAGGCGCGAACGCGGTCGTCGTGTCGACGGCCGTGCGCTCGGACAACCCGGAAGTGCTGGCCGCGCGCGCGCAGCGCGTGCCCATCGTGCAGCGCGCGGTGATGCTCGCGGAACTGATGCGCCTGAAGCAGGGGATCGCGATCGCCGGCACGCACGGCAAGACCACGACGACGAGCCTCGTCGCGAGCGTGCTCGCCGCGGGCGGCCTCGACCCGACGTTCGTGATCGGCGGCCGGCTGATCAGCGCCGGCGCGAACGCGCGGCTCGGCACCGGCGACTTCATCGTCGCCGAGGCCGACGAATCCGACGCGTCGTTCCTGAACCTGTATCCGGTGATCGAAGTGATCACGAACATCGACGCCGATCACATGGATACGTACGGCCACGATTTCGCGCGGCTCAAGCAGGCGTTCATCGAATTCACGCAGCGCCTGCCGTTCTACGGCAGCGCGGTCGTGTGCGTCGACGATCCGAACGTGCGGCAGATCATCCCGTTCATTTCGAAGCCGGTCGTGCGCTACGGCCTGTCGCCCGACGCGCAGGTGCGCGCGGAGGACATCGACGCGCGCGACGGTCGCATGCATTTCACGGTGATCCGCGAAGGACGCACGCCGCTCGCGGTCGTGCTGAACCTGCCGGGCCTGCACAACGTGCAGAACGCGCTCGCGGCGATCGCGATCGCGACCGATCTCGGCGTGTCGGACGACGCGATCCAGCAGGCGCTGGCCGAATTCAACGGCGTCGGCCGGCGCTTCCAGCGCTACGGCGACGTGCCGACCGCCGACGGCGGCCGCTACACGCTGATCGACGACTACGGTCATCACCCGGTCGAGATGGCCGCGACGATCGCGGCCGCACGCGGTGCGTTCCCCGGCCGCCGGCTCGTGCTCGCGTTCCAGCCGCACCGCTATACGCGCACGCGCGACTGCTTCGACGATTTCGTCAACGTGCTGTCGACGGTCGACGCGCTGGTGCTGACCGAAGTGTATGCGGCCGGCGAGGCGGCGATCGCGACGGCCAACGGCGACGCGCTGTCGCGCGCGCTGCGCGCGGCGGGGAAGGTGGAACCGGTGTTCGTCGAGACGGTCGACGCGTTGCCGGAGGCACTGGCGAAGGTCGCGCAGGACGGCGACGTAGTAATCACGATGGGCGCGGGTTCGATCGGCGGCGTGCCGGCGAAGATCGTGCAGAACACGCAACAGAAGGGATGA